The Actinomycetota bacterium genome contains the following window.
TTCACACTATCGCTGGTGAGCTCTTTGCTTTCCCTGCTGAAAACCCTTGACTGCACGAAAACGTATGAATACCCTACAAATACATACGCTCACATAAAGGACGAATCGGATGGCCATGCGCTCTTCACCCAGGCACATCGTGCGGCAAGCTCTTGCACTGCTCGCGGTCGCTGTGTTGCTCCCGGCGACCCCAGGGCGCGCGGCTCTGGTGGGGGCCCTCGATGCCGCCGATGAGGCGGCTGCGATCGAGCTGGAAGCAAAGATCGAGGACAACTTCTACCAGGGTCAGATCTACGAAGTCGATTATCGGACCGCGGACCGCATTCCCGGTGACATCACGAACGTAGGTGCGTTCGGGGACTCCGCCCTGTGGACCGGCACGTATTTGAGCGCCCAGTCTTTCCGATACGCACTGGCCAAGATCAAGCTGGCCGGCGGAGCGAGCGGCGACGATGCCGTGTTCTGGCAGCGGCAGAAGTCGCAAGCGAAATCGCGTATCGACGAAATGGTTGCCAAGTACCACATGCTCATCAATATCTCGCGCAACTGGAACCACGACTTCGGTCCGTCGGTGAACCCCGGCGATCCCGCGCATCCGGCGAGTTTCGGAGGCGGAGTCGTGCGCGGTGAGGCGGGGTATTTGTTCCGGGCGTGTGTTCGCGAGAGCTTCCAATGGCGGCCCGGTCCCAACGGGGTGACTTTCAAGCTGTATTGGGACGAGGGCCCCGACGCCGGTTGGTATTACTGCGAGGATGGAACGAGTCGCGACGCTTACGCGGGGACTACGTTCGGATTGCTCAACGCGTTTGATCTCGTGGGTGCAGATGATCCGTCGATGCGCGCGCAGATTCGCGATGACGTCATCCGCATGACGGCGTTCGCTCTTAAGTACGGGTGGACGACTCCGCGGCCGCACGGCAACGTGTCGCTGCCGCCGTTAGGCCACGACTTCCATAACTTCATTTCCCCGCTGTTCGTCTATGTTCCGCTCGCGCGGCTGAACATGACCCAGGCCGCGCGCCATGTGTCGCACTCCGCCGGCACGCCCGAGCAATCCGACTACTGGGAGCGCATCTGGACCGAGGAGTTGGCCTCGCAGGGTCCGATCCTGGCCGCGTCGATGGAAGTGGACGCGGTGCAGCCAAACGACAGCTACTACAAGTACAACCTGCATCACCTCACCGGTTACAGCGTCACTCGCCTGGAGCCGAACGCCGCTGTGCGCGGACTGATCAAGCAAGCCTTGGGTGTGATGGATCGCACGACCGGCGACGAGATCAACGCGCACTTTGAAACCATCACCTACACGCTCACGGGGGAGACCTCACGGCGCGATGCGGCGATCGAGCACCTGCGCGAGTGGCGGGACTACCGCGCGCGCGTCGACCGGGGTGGCCCAACCGGCAACGAGGCGAAGTGCGGCGTCTCGTTCGAGTGCGTGCCCCAGGACCAATTGGAGACGATCGTCTCCACGCCTTCCGGCGACCAGACGATCGTCGTTGCGGGCACGTCCTCCAAGTTGCGCGCGCGGCGCCCTCTTCCCATTGCCGACCGTCCGCAGACGGACTTCCTGTGGCAGCGGCCTCCGACGCAACTCGAGACATGGACGAGCACGACCCACCAGGCCCCAGGGTCGGACTACCTGCTCCCTTACTGGATGCTGCGCTACTACACCGAGGGAGTCGTCCCGGCGCTCGACCCGTTCCCGGCATATGTGGGTCCGGCCCACGCTTGAGTCGCCTGCGGCTCTGCAAGACGGGAGCCCCGTGAGGGGACGTGTTGTAAGCGAAGGCGGTGGCGTGCCGGGGGTCGTCGTGTCCGATGGTTTGCATGTGACTCGGACGGGACCCGACGGCGGGTTCTCGCTTCCGGGATACGGTCCGTTCGTCGTGTGCGCGCGCCCGACCGGCTTCGCCGTAGATCCGTGGTTTGCGCGCGCCGGAGATGAACCGCTGGAATTCCGCATGGTTCCACAAGTCCAGGAACTGCCCTTCTCGTTCATACAGGTGACGGATTTGCACGTCGCCCTCGGAGATCGCTCGTTCGGCCCCGGCGCGGGCGACGCGACATTTTGGTTCGCGGACGGCCGGTGGAATGAGCGTGTGGTCACGACGCCGGATGTGTTGGCCGGTCTCTTCGAAGAGATCGGTGAACGACATCCGGACGGGGCGTTCATCGTGGCCACAGGGGACCTCACCAACTCGGGCGCGCGGGAGCAGTACGAAGCGTATGTTGCCGAAGCAGCGCGCTCGCGCGTTCCCGTCGTGTCGCTTGCGGGCAATCACGATCACATGCCGAGCGCTCAAGACCCCGGCGCCGCCGAGGCGGAGTCGCCGAACTTTACGGCAGTGACCGAGCGTTACGAGCGCTACGTCGGCCCACGCTGGTTCTCCTTCGACTACGCGGGAGTGCACTTCGTGGCGATCGACTGGTTTACTCACCGGTTGGGCATCGACGCCGACGTACAGGAGGCGTGGCTCGACGCGGACTTGGCGATGGTCGAGCCGGAGACGCCGGTGGTCCTCTTGGCGCACGATCAGATGCCGTCGGACTTCTTCGGCCGAATGCGAGTGGCTCCGATCGCGTCGTTCTCCGGGCATTGGCATACGACTCGCGTGGTGTCCGACGGCGGCACGGTCCACTACAACACGGGACCGGCAACCTTCGGCGGTCTGGACTTCTGCCCGCGGCACTACCGAGTGGCCGAGTGGGACGGTACCGAGTTGCGGGTGCAGACGACGGCGCGAGGTCCGGCGTTCTTGCGCGGGGCGACGTTCCGCAGCGCGCCCCTTCCCTTGACCGACGGGCCGGCGTGGGCGCGCGCGCTCGACGGCGCCGCGCACCTTGCGGCACCGGTCGTCGTGGGAGACATGGTTATCGCGACTTCGCGGCAGGAGGATCGCGCAGCGGGGGCGGTCGAGGCCTTCGATGCGATCACGGGCGAACCACGTTGGCGCGCGCGGCTTTCGAGTGCGGTCAAGAGTTCGCCCTTGGTGTGCGGGGACGCGGTTGTCGCTACATCCGTGGCGGGTGAGATCGTGTGTCTGGCCGCCGTCGACGGATCCGAGCGCTGGCGGGTCCGGCTCGCGGACGCGATGCTGCTGTGGGCGTATTTGCGGCCCGCGACCGACGGGAAGCGGGTGTTCGTGGGCGACGTGGGACGCTTCGCATGTCTGGATCTACGGGACGGATCGATCATCTGGGCGCGCGATGATCTGGGCAAGCGTGAGAACATGACTTCGTTCGCGCACCCGGTTGTTGTGGGAGGCACGTTGATTGTGGGGTTCGCCGCACAGGTTCCGGATATGTACGGGCTGGATCCCGAGACCGGAGCGACGCTGTGGCCGCACGGGGTGCGCGCGCGCAGCGTTTACGAGGGTTCGATGGCGGAGATCGTCGCGCATTTGCCTCGGTCGCTCGTCGGGGGGATCACACCCGATCCCGACGGTGCGGACGCCTACGTCGTGCGACTGGGTTCGGTGGTGGAACGCGTTCGGTGCGTGGACGGGTCGTCGGTCTGGGCGGCCCCGATCCTTGGTTGGTTCAACCCGGCGCCGCCGGTGGTGTGCGGGGACGCGGTGTTCGTCGTCGCCGGAACGGGGGAGGTGTCGTGCCTGGACCGTAGTGACGGCGCTCTTCGCTGGAACGTATCTGTGTCCCAGAGCGCGCCGGTCGCGATGGGTCCTTACCGCGACACCGGCGCCGTGGCGCTCGCACCGGTGACGGTGGTCGCGGGAAGGGCCTGGGTTCCCCTGGGCGACGGGCGTCTGGTTGGGTTGCGCGTAGACGACGGAGTCATCGACGAGGTTCGCGATTTCGCAGTTCCGCTCACGTCTGCGCTGGCCTGTGCCGGAGGCGTTGCTTACGTGGTTGGGGTGGACGGGGTCCTTCGCGCGTTCCGGCTGTGATCGCGTCCTCTTCTTGACATCGGACAGATTGGTATAGATATTTGCCATATACGCGTTCCACGGTCGCAAGTGAAGTACCTGTTCCCCGAGTACCCCTGCCGGTTCAAGGTTTTCGGTCCGAACAAGAGCGGCTGCGAAGGCCTTCGCAAGATGTACCAGAAGCAGAACGGGGGAACCGATGACAGAACGCCTGGCAATCGACGGGGGGACTCCGGTGCGCATCGCGCCGTTGCCGCTCGGCAAAGGGGTAGCTCTTCTTGGGGACGAGGAGCGCGCCGCGGTCTTGGAAGTGATCGAGAGCCGCTCGTTGTTCCGCTACTACGGTCCGCAGTTCTTGGGGAAGGTACTCGAGTTCGAGGATGCCGTTCGCGACGAGCTGGGTACTCCGCATGCGGTTGCGACGTCCAGCGGCACTGCGGCACTGCGGGTGGCCCTTGCTGCGCTCGGCATCGGTTGCGGTGACGAGGTGATCGTTCCTGCGTTCACGTTCATCGCCACGATCAACGCCGTTGTCGTTGCCGGTGCCGTTCCGGTGTTCGCGGAGATCGACGAAACGCTCGGGCTGGACCCGGCCGACGTGGCGTCGAAGGTGACCTCGCGAACGGCGGCGATCATTCCTGTTCACCTGGAAAACGTTGCGTGCGACATGGATCCGTTGCTCGCGATTGCGCGGAGTCGCGGGATCCGGGTTCTGGAGGACGCGGCTCAGTCGATGGGGGCGACGTACCACGGGCGCGCGCTCGGGACGCTGGGAGACATCGGTGCGTTCTCGCTGCAACTCGAGAAGAACGTGACTTCCGGCGAGGGCGGTGTCGTCGTGACTGGTGATGACGATCTCCACTTGCGTGCAGCCCGGTATCAGGATCAAGGCGGGCAGTTTGTCACCGGTCACGGCGGCAGTCGCGGCGGGGAGATGGAGCAGCCGTTCGTCGGGGAGAACCTGCGCATGGCCGAGATCGCGGGCGCGATTGCCGGCGTGCAGATGCGCAAGCTTCCGGGATTGCTCGCGGCTATGCGCGCGAACAAGGTGCGCATCCTCGACGCGATTGGAGACGTTCGAGGCCTGACGCGCCGCCGCGTCGTAGATCCCGCGGGCGACGGATCCTCCAGCATTACGTGGTTTGCGCCAGGACCCGCGGTCGCCCGCCGCTTCGTCGCGGCGCTGAACGCCGAGGGGATTCCATCGGCTCAGATCTACGACGGCAAACCCGTATACGCGACCCCTTCGATCCTGCAGCGACGCACGGCGTCGGGCAAGGGCGGACCGTGGAACTGCGCCGAGCACCCGACAGACGTGGTGTATGAGATGGGGATGTGCCCACGCACGGAGGACCTTGTCGGGCGCTCGGTGTCGATCGGTGTCGGGGCGACTTTCACCGAAGCCGATTGCGGCGACGCGGCTGCCGCCGTCCGCAAGGTCGCTGCGGCCCTGCTTCCGGCGTGACCGTTCGAATCGGTCTCATAGGCTGCGGCGCTGTTGCGCGCCGCATTCACCTCCCTGGGTTCCGCGCATCGGGAATTGCCGACGTCGTCGCTTTCGCAGGCGGCTCGCCGGCGTCGGCGACGGCCGCCGCGACCGAGTGGGGCGGCGGCGCAGTGTGCGAGAACTGGCGAGAGGTTCTGGCGCGCGCCGACGTGGACGCCGTGGACATCTGCACGCCGAACTCTTTGCACGCAGAGATTGCGATCGCTGCGGCCGAGGCCGGCAAGCACGTGCTCGTTGAGAAGCCGATCGCGCGCACGCTGGCGGAGGCCGACGCGATGATTGCCGCGGCGCGCGCCGCCGGCGTCGTGATGATGACGGCCCACAACGTTCGTTTTGCGCCGCCGTTCGTTGCGATGCGCCGTGCGATCTCGCAGGGCCGTCTCGGTGCGCTCCGAGGATTCCGCGCGGCTTTCGGCCACGCTGGGCCGGAAGCGTGGGCGCCCGGTGCGAAGTGGTTCCTCGATCCCGAGGCCGCAGGAGGCGGCGTGCTGCTCGATCTTGGGATTCATGTGGCGGACGTGTTGCGTGCCGTGCTCGGCGAGGAGATCGTTGAGGTTGCCGCCATGGTCACGCCGGGAGACGTGGAGCGCGCGGCCCAAGTTGCGCTGCGAACCTCGTCGGGGGCGCTGGGGAGCATGCACGTCAGTTGGGATGCCCTTCCCGGCCCCGACCACCAACTCACCGTCTTCGGGACCGCGGGCACTGCACACGTGGACGCGTTTACGCCGCCGTGGTTGAGACCGGCCGTCGGCGGCGATGCCGAGCCGCTGCCGCTGCCCGAGCAGACGCTCGATCCGTATGGGGAGTTTGCGCGCGCCGTTGAGACCGGGAGCCCGCCGCCGGTCTCGGGCGAGGACGGCCGTGCGGCGCTCGCGATCATCGACGCGGCATACCGAGCTGCCGCGACCGGAACGACGCAGACGGTGCGCGGACCCGCGTAAAGTGGCGCGCGCGATCGCCGTTCCCGGCGGCCGGAGAGGAGGACTGACGTGTCGAACGCTGCAGCGAGCGCCTTTCGAAGCGCAGTTGAAGCAGGAGACCTGGACTCGATGCTCGCAGTCCTGTCGGACGACGTTGTGCTTCACAGTCCGGTCAGCTTCAAGCCTTTTCGCGGGAAGGACGCTGTTCGAGGTCTGTTCTCGATCTTGATGGAGACCTTCGAGGATTTCCATTACACCGATCACGTCGAAGGCGATGGAGTTGCGATTCTTGTCTTTCGCGCGCGCGTGGGAGACCGCGAAGTTGAAGGAATCGACTTGCTGCGCGCCGGCACGGACGGGCGCGTCGACGATTTCACGGTGATGGTGCGGCCGCTTTCCGGAATCAACGCGTTGTGGCAAGCGGTCGGCGCGCGCCTCTCGAAAGGCTCGTAGCGAATTGGACGCCTTCTACATCGACGAAGGGGATCGCGTCGTTCCCACGGAACTGACGCGCGGTCCCTGGGACGCGCGCGCGCAACACGGCGGTCCCCCATCGGCGATTCTGGCGCGCGCGCTGGAGCGGTGTGGCGAGAACACGCACTTCCCCTTTGTGCGCATCACCTTGGAGATCCTGCGGCCTGTGCCCATTGCTGCGGTGAAGATCGAAGCTCGCGTGGCGCGCGGGAGTCGCAGCGTCGAGTTGCTCGAGGGGTCGCTGCGCGACGACGACGGCGAGATCATGCGCGCGACTGCCTGGCGCATGCGCGCGGCCGATCTGGATCCCTCGATCGAGGAGCGCGAGGACCCACCCCCCGGCCCCGAAGACGGCGAGGTTCCTCCTTTCTTCGAGACTTCCCGAGATGTTGGTTACCACACCGCGATGGAGTTCCGGTTCCTCACAGGATCCTTTCGCGAGTCCGGGCCGGCAATGGCGTGGGCACGCATGCGAGTTCCGCTTGTCGCCGGTGAAGAACCGTCTCCGTTGCAGCGAGTGCTGGTCGCGGCAGACTCCGGCAACGGGATTTCGTCGGTGCTCGACTATCACAAGTGGCTGTTCATCAACACCGATCTCACCGTGCACCTGTTCCGGATGCCGCAAGGTGAGTGGATCAACCTGGACTCGGTGACGACGGTGAGCGCGCGCGGCGTCGGTCTGGCCGAGACCGTGCTGCGTGACAGCGACGGCCGAATCGGACGGGGGATGCAAAGCCTTCTGGTGGCACCTCGGTCGTTGACGCGCTAACGCATCCCCGATACCTTTTGCCCGCTTTATGGAGTCGCCGGGGTCCGGCGACCGGGGCGACTGGCGGGGGTCAGCATGAGCGGCTGGATTGGGTATGCGCGTAATTCGTTGTTCGGGGGGGGCGTAACCTTCGCTGGCTCGCGCTTGCCCTTGTAGTTAGTCTCGCGACACAGTTCGCTGCAGTCCGGCCCGCGGTGGCCGCAACCACTCATCCAGTCCCTCCGATTGATTCTCCCCGGACATCGGTGCGTCCGTCGCCTGTCGACGGTGAATTCTCTGGGGTGAGAAGGATGGTCTGACGGGCGCGGGACTCCCGGCGCGCGATCTCGGCAGCATCCAGGGGTTCGTTGCGGGGCGCAGCGTGGAGGCCCCATCACGCCGCACGCGTGACATGTCCATCTTCAGCAACCCCGACGGTTCCGAGACCGCGGTGTTCGGTCGTTATCAGCATTACCGCGAGGGCAACACCTGGCGCGACGTGGATCTGAACTTCCGTCCCGTCGGTCGCGACTACGTGATGGACCGTCACGACGTCGCTGTTCGGGTGACCCCCGACGGCGTTCAGGCGACAGAGCGCGCGAGCGGAAAGGGCGTCTTCTGGGCCACTCCCGCGCCGGCAGACGTCTCGGGTCGCCGCGCGTCCTTTGCCGGACCGCTTGGCTTGACCTGGTCCTACTACACCCGCGTCAGCGGTATCAAGCTTCTGGCTCCGGTCTCCGAGCCGCTCGGCCCCCGAACTCTGTCGTTCACCTATCGCCTCCTGGGCGGTGCCGCTCCAATCGCAGTGCAAGAAGGCGCTCTGGTCAGCGACGTGTTTTCCGTGCCTGCCCCGGTGGCGCTGGGTGCCGACGATGTGGAGTATCCGATCGGAGTCTGGCGGCTTGGCCCCGGCGCGGACCAGGTGAGTTTCGACCTGGACGAATCGGCGCTGCCCGCGACGGCCTATCCCTACCAGCTCGACCCGACGACGCAGTTCTACGTCACCGCGAGCAGCTATGACGGCACCGTCCGTGGTCTGGGGACGTCCTACCCTCCGGCATGCGACTACGTGTATCCGGACTCCAACACGCGACAAAACGCTGAGCGGTCCTACTACGCCGGCGACTACACGATCAAGAACGGGATCATGCGGTGGGCCACCAATGCACTGCCATATGACGCGATTCTTCTCGGGACGACGCTCACCTTGCGGGTTACCGACAACTACACCGGCAGCAATCGCAAGCTCACGGCGGACTGGTACAACGCAGGCTCGGCGATCACCTGCACCGACTATTCGGCCTCGGCCCTGACTACCGCGGCCGCTTCAATGGACTTCCCGACAGGGACCGGCTACCGGACGTTTTCACTGGATAACTCGGATGGCGTCTCGCTTTCCAGCTTCACGGGACTGCGTCTGCACGTGAGCGGTTCGGCTCCGGGTGCGCGCAACTACTTGCACTGGGCGTCCTTTGACGACACCGTCTATGACGGTGCTCGCCTTGACGTCACGTACAACCGGCCGCCTACGACCCCGGTGTTGTCCGCACCATCTGATGGCGCGGTCGTGACGACGGACCAGCCGACCTTCACCGTGTCGGCCACGGACCCAGACGGCGATGCTCTCAATTACTACTTCCACCTTTCCACGTCCCCGGACGGATTTGATTCGGCGGTGGATTCCGGCTGGACCGGGACCATTCCATGGAAGCCGCCCTACGGCTCCTTGGAAGATGGACGCACCTACTACTGGCAGGTCCAGGCGCGCGACTCCGTGAAGGACCCGGGGTCTTCGTATTCGGATTGGAGCGCGACCCGGAGCTTCCGGGTGGACCTGGGTCTGGGAGAGCGACCGGCGAACGCCTACGATCGCCTCGGCCCGCTCGCGGTGAATCTCGCCAACGGTAACCTCACGGCGGGGATATCTTCACCGAGCGTCAGTTCCCTCGGCGGTCCCATCGGCGTGTCCTATTCGTACAACTCCCGTCGTCCCAGCAGTCGGGGCCTGATGGCCTCCTACTTCAACGATCTGGACCATGACCACGTCTTTGACGCGAACGAGGCTCCCTCGGTGTCTCGGCGGGATTACGCCACGTTTAACTGGGGAACGGCCTATCCGTATCGCTCCGTGGGCACCGACTACTTTCTTGCGCGTTGGTCCGGGTACGTCACCGTTCCCGCAGCGGGCGACTATCAATTCGGAACTCTTGCCGACGATGGCACGCGCGTGTGGGTGGACAACCAGCTCGTCTTCGATCACTGGGTAAACCAGACGGCGCCGACGGCGCCGCAGTACGGGACTGCGCTCACGCTTGCGGCAGGACAGTCGGTTCCCATCAAGATCGAGTACTACGAGAACACCGGCCCCGCCCGCATGGAGCTGTGGGCAAACGGCCCCTGCGGCGACGGGGGAGCTGTGCAGGACTGCCAGGTCCCGTCGTCGTGGCTCACGACCGACACGCCGGGTTTGCCCGATGGCTGGGCAATGTCGACCGATCCCGACGGGGGGTTGTTTTACTCGTCTGCGAAGATCTTTGAACAGCAGGTACTACTTTCGGATTCCACCGGCGCCACCCACATCTACACCTCGACTCCGACGGGGTGGGTGCCGCCCGCAGGTGAGGACGGCGTTCTCGCGACGGACGCTTCCACGGGTCTTTTGGTTTTCCAGTCTGAAGACGGCAGCGCCTTCAGCTTCAACGCTGATGGTTCGCTGGCCAAGATGGTGGCTCCCGCCGATGATCGCAAGCCTGCGGCCCTCACATACACCTGGACACAAGGGTCGCAGACCGAACCTCTTCGCTTGACCCAGATCACCGATCCGGTCTCGACGCGCTCAGTCGTGCTCACCTATGGCGGCGGGAGTTGTCCGAGCGCTGCGGGGTTCGATGCGGCACCGTCATACATGCTGTGCAAGATCGACTACAGCGCCTTCGGCATCGGTGAGTCCGACCTGTATTACTTGAATGGGCACCTTGCCCGCATCGTGGATCCGGGCGGCGCGACCACCGATTTCGGATACGACGCCAACGGTCGAATCATCGCCATTCGTGACGCCCTGACGAACGACCTCATCGCGGCAGGGGCGTTCACGGACTCCGACGCGCACAAGACCCTGGTCACCTATGACGTCAACGCCAAGGTCTCAAGTATCACTGCGCCCGAGTCGAGCGCGGGCGCCGCGCGCGCGCAGCGCACCTACGACTACACCGCGCCGACCGCGCCGGTGGTTCACGTCGCGGGCATCACCGAACCTCTTGGCTACAGCCGCAAGGTGACGCTCGATTCCTCGGGGCGCATGACCGAGGACCGCGACCTCGCCGGGAAGGTGACGACCTACGTGTACGACTCGGCCGACCGTGTCGTGAAGACCACCGACCCGGCAGGCCTTGTTACGACCACGATCTACGACGTTGAGGGTCGCCCGACGGACTCCTACGGTCCTGGCGCGGCAGGCGAGTTTGATGCGAACAACCGTTCCGCCACAGCGCCGCATTCGCAGACTTTCTACGACGAAGGCATTACCGGACTCGGTGCGGCATGGTGGGACAACCAGACCCTGTCGAGCACCCCGAAGGTCCACACCACGCTGTCGGCATGGCCGAACTGGGGGAGTGGTTCTCCGGCAACAGGAATTCCCGCAGACGGATTCTCGGGGCGCATCACCGGCGAGATCACCGCTGCGACCGCAGGGTCCTATGCGTTTTCCGCCGACGTCGATACCGACGACGGCGTGAAGCTGCTCATCGACGACCAGCAAGTGCTTGGCCGCTGGGGCGGCACCGGCACGCTCACCGGCTCGACGACCCTGACCCAGGGCGTGCACCGAATTCGCCTTGACTATCAGGACCAGACGGGCTCGGCCCGCCTGATCTTGTCGTGGACGCCACCCGGTAGCGGCGCCGTGCAGGTTCCGATGTCGGCGTTGGCCCCACGCTACGGCCTGGCGACCACGACCGTGGACCCCGACGGCAAGAAGACCCGCACCGAGTATCCAAACCCCGAACTGGGGCTCGCGACCGCGAGCGTCATCGATCCCGACGGTTTGGCGCTTCGCTCGACGACCACATTCGAGACCCTCGGGGTGGGATACCTCCGCCGTACGGCGCGCACGCTGCCCAAGGGCGCATCCACCCAGGTCTCCTACACCTACTACGGCGACACCGAGACTGCGACAAACCCGTGCCCGGGAGGTGGATCCGGGATTTCGCAGGCGGGAGCGCTCAAGACCACGACCGCGGCAGACCCCGACGCAGCGGGGCCGAAGACCCCGATCGTTCGCGAATACCGCTACGACGCGGCCGGACGACAGGTCGCAAGCCGTGTGGTGGGCGACACCTACTGGTCGTGCACGACCTACGACGCGCGCGGCCGCGTCACCTCGAGTATCGACTCTGCGAACAAGACGACAAGCATCGATTACTCCAACCCTCTCCAGGTCACTGCGACCTTCCCCAACTCCGCCGGGACCACGCGCACGACCGTGTCGAAGAACGATTGGACCGGCAAGTCGATCTCTTACACCGATGAGCACGCCACCGTCACGCGCACGATCTATGACCAGGCCGGTCGTCCCACCGAGACGTGGCGGCAGTTCTCAGGACAAAGCAATGCCAAGCTCACCCAGCTTGCCTACAGCACCTCGACCGGCCGGCTGGACTCGATCACCGAATACGCCTCGGGAACCGGCCGCACGACAAGCTTCACCTATGACGATGCCGGACGTCTGCTCGCCACGACGCGACCGAACGGAGTCGTCACCACCAACGCATACGACTCCTCGCGCGGGTGGCTGAACACGATCACGAACAAGAAGAACTCGACCGAACTGTCGCCCTGGACCTACACCCGCAACGCCTCGGGCGACATCGCGAGCGAAGCAACGACCGGACGCACGCGCGCGTTCACGTACGACGGGGCCGGGCGCCTGACGCGCACGGTGCAAGGTGCCGCGACGCGCAACTACTCCTACGACGCGAACACCAACCGTTGCTCGACCTCAACGACCTGCGACGGCAGCTACACCTACGACAACGCCGACCGCCTTACGGCCTCGCCGTTCGCCTCCGCCTACACCTACGACACCCACGGCAACCTGACGCAGGCCACACCGTCGACCCAGCCCCCGGCAGGGAACTTCAGCCAGGCAGTCACCTTCGACGCATTCGCCTCCACAGCTTCGCAGTCATTCCCGATCACCGTTGGGCAGGCAGGCTCGGTTTCAGCGCAATACGCGTGGACGTCTTCGACGCCGGTGGGGCGCTCCGGCACACCGACTGGTTCGATTGCTGCGAGCGGTTCGGCATCGACGCCGCTCATCGTGGAT
Protein-coding sequences here:
- a CDS encoding PA14 domain-containing protein, which encodes MEAPSRRTRDMSIFSNPDGSETAVFGRYQHYREGNTWRDVDLNFRPVGRDYVMDRHDVAVRVTPDGVQATERASGKGVFWATPAPADVSGRRASFAGPLGLTWSYYTRVSGIKLLAPVSEPLGPRTLSFTYRLLGGAAPIAVQEGALVSDVFSVPAPVALGADDVEYPIGVWRLGPGADQVSFDLDESALPATAYPYQLDPTTQFYVTASSYDGTVRGLGTSYPPACDYVYPDSNTRQNAERSYYAGDYTIKNGIMRWATNALPYDAILLGTTLTLRVTDNYTGSNRKLTADWYNAGSAITCTDYSASALTTAAASMDFPTGTGYRTFSLDNSDGVSLSSFTGLRLHVSGSAPGARNYLHWASFDDTVYDGARLDVTYNRPPTTPVLSAPSDGAVVTTDQPTFTVSATDPDGDALNYYFHLSTSPDGFDSAVDSGWTGTIPWKPPYGSLEDGRTYYWQVQARDSVKDPGSSYSDWSATRSFRVDLGLGERPANAYDRLGPLAVNLANGNLTAGISSPSVSSLGGPIGVSYSYNSRRPSSRGLMASYFNDLDHDHVFDANEAPSVSRRDYATFNWGTAYPYRSVGTDYFLARWSGYVTVPAAGDYQFGTLADDGTRVWVDNQLVFDHWVNQTAPTAPQYGTALTLAAGQSVPIKIEYYENTGPARMELWANGPCGDGGAVQDCQVPSSWLTTDTPGLPDGWAMSTDPDGGLFYSSAKIFEQQVLLSDSTGATHIYTSTPTGWVPPAGEDGVLATDASTGLLVFQSEDGSAFSFNADGSLAKMVAPADDRKPAALTYTWTQGSQTEPLRLTQITDPVSTRSVVLTYGGGSCPSAAGFDAAPSYMLCKIDYSAFGIGESDLYYLNGHLARIVDPGGATTDFGYDANGRIIAIRDALTNDLIAAGAFTDSDAHKTLVTYDVNAKVSSITAPESSAGAARAQRTYDYTAPTAPVVHVAGITEPLGYSRKVTLDSSGRMTEDRDLAGKVTTYVYDSADRVVKTTDPAGLVTTTIYDVEGRPTDSYGPGAAGEFDANNRSATAPHSQTFYDEGITGLGAAWWDNQTLSSTPKVHTTLSAWPNWGSGSPATGIPADGFSGRITGEITAATAGSYAFSADVDTDDGVKLLIDDQQVLGRWGGTGTLTGSTTLTQGVHRIRLDYQDQTGSARLILSWTPPGSGAVQVPMSALAPRYGLATTTVDPDGKKTRTEYPNPELGLATASVIDPDGLALRSTTTFETLGVGYLRRTARTLPKGASTQVSYTYYGDTETATNPCPGGGSGISQAGALKTTTAADPDAAGPKTPIVREYRYDAAGRQVASRVVGDTYWSCTTYDARGRVTSSIDSANKTTSIDYSNPLQVTATFPNSAGTTRTTVSKNDWTGKSISYTDEHATVTRTIYDQAGRPTETWRQFSGQSNAKLTQLAYSTSTGRLDSITEYASGTGRTTSFTYDDAGRLLATTRPNGVVTTNAYDSSRGWLNTITNKKNSTELSPWTYTRNASGDIASEATTGRTRAFTYDGAGRLTRTVQGAATRNYSYDANTNRCSTSTTCDGSYTYDNADRLTASPFASAYTYDTHGNLTQATPSTQPPAGNFSQAVTFDAFASTASQSFPITVGQAGSVSAQYAWTSSTPVGRSGTPTGSIAASGSASTPLIVDGESYVASSLSWTKGQHQVSSSFSSSVTAGGTKSHTFAPDASGTVSASVDWSGSSTSGTWPGTVAALGVSERTITASASGNLTASLSWPSAIPNPDLDLYLLDASTRAVLASSLALTGNSESLSYTVPGSVGYSAPKDYILQVKAKTTGSTFTLSSTWPVTADVDLEIWRGTTLVASSYSTTAKPESVSATGQPAGTYTLKILSKDFYAGYNATANYQQLTYADLSFALKDPGGTAVRSVRGSAGSLSFTYLAASGGAYTLAITNNSSDIAVPTYSMPWSTTTLTDDSATGSIAASGTATKPFTADGSGYSSASLTWTKGQHQVSSSFPSSVGAGGTNTHTVSPDASGTVSATLDWNASTTSGSWASSVGTLGVYERTITASGAGNLHAGVTWPSAIPNPDLDLYLLDASTRAVLRSSEALTGNSESFDYTVPSITYPATRDYILQVKAKATGSTFTLSSTWPVTANLDLELWRGSTLVASSYSTTAKPEAVSAASEPAGTYTVKVISTNYSASYTAAASYQQQAYANLTLRLKDPGGSTITSTSGSAGSLALTTTLAAQGNYTAEIQNGSADLAVPTYNLALTYPKSHAATAKLELKNPSGGVVATDQGTSALAFSPSVSSAGTYTLVVTPLTGVGSGTLTAGYPGRPAKEVITYDGNDHATSIDDGTNTTTEVLSPSGRVLRRTVTDDATGQVSEDVIFGYDSGSDSPAYSRPVAGGATTTYITGPDGLLVIDTAGTATYPIQNGHGDVVGTTDSAGAFTANPEADEFGVGAPPTNRLGWLGGKQRFSTGGNLALVRMGVRLYDPALGRFLEVDSVEGGSANDYDYVDQDPVNDFDLAGTFGWKKMFRRIGRGVSAVGGAAWRNRNTILGVAALVAYASCPFTAGAGCAVGQGLSIAAAADSGVSMFANCTTRGGRSRSCRDSAVSTMLNFAAVAGPATRSSRVLRAKHLLAMTRWMRVAGTNIRWGGLMLGMRWAA